The genomic DNA TCTACCATGTCCTGGGCAGCAGAGGGTGAGGGATACTGCAGGGCAGCAGCCTTGGTGGTGGCCACAATGCCACGCAGGAGGTCACACAGCAGGTTGCTATAGTGGGTCACCTGGCTGCGCACATCAGCTGCCTTTGCCTGCCGTGACAGCGTGTCCCCAATGAACACAAGCTTGTGTGCACTGAGGATGACAAACTTGCTGTGTGCCACAAAGATCTTGGGTGGCTGGTTGGTGGCCACTGCAGTGAAGAAGGCATCTACTGCATCTGTCAGTGTGgtcaggttggcctcacactGCTCCAAGTAGAAGAGCAGCAGCTGTCGGTCTGAAGGTCCCAGGGCCCCTGTCCGCCCTGGCACCAGGGGCTGGGCTGGTGTCCAGTTGGCCAAGTCATGGTCTATGGGACGAGACACCTCCTGCTCCAGTCGCTCAAACTGTTTCAGCTGTGGGAGGCAGGACATGGTTAGGTTCTCAGGTGACAGACATGTGTAAACATCTGTACTCATCAGAGAACTGTTCAGCACAAGAAAGTGACCCATAGCGTCAGTAGCAGCATTACTGCCTGAAGACATGTTAGGGAGTGCATAGGATATGTCACCCCAACTCCTGAAACAATGGCACTCCACGGCCATACATGTTTACCTATTTTAGCTATTACTAGGGAGGGGTATTTTGCCACAtatcttggctggcctcaaacttaggacccttctgcctctacctcccgagtgctgggcttccCAGGAATGTGCCTGTAGTTAGGTGTTTCACGTGTTATGTGCCATACACACCCCAAGCAGGTGACACTGCTATTGACTTCCAGCATCACACCCATGATGCAGCTGCAAGGCCCACAATGAGTGGCCATGCTCAGGTTGGGCAGGTCGTTCCTTGCCTGCCTTTTCTACACCCAGAGGAGGGGTGGTGAGAGTTTTCATATTTACTTTGAGTTATTATCCTCAAAACTGAATGTCTTTAGTATTTTTCAGAAATGCTTTCTTACCCTGAGAAATGATTCAAAATATGAAGAAAGCTGTGGCTAAGCACAGCACTGTTATTTGTATGGAGAATTGGATACATTGTAAACATTCAACAATAGACATTATGTGGCCATAAAAGGGAGTTATGCACAATGTTTAATGCGGGGAATGCTGCAGACAGCAAAGTGTGACTGCTCAGTGCCACCTCGGGCAGGCACAGGGAGGCACGGCTTGTAGAGATTGGTGGGCAGCAGCTTGGTTCAGCTTCTGAGATGCCTAAGGCTGccagtgtttgtttttggtttttctaaaaaaaaaaaaaaaaaattttttttttttaatttttaggtttttctagacagggcttctctgtgtagccttggctgtcctgaacttgctttgtagaccaggctggcctcgaactcacagcgatccgcctgcctctgcctcccaagtgctgggactaaaggcgtgcgccaccacgccctgcgccttccttggtttttttgagacagggtttctctgtgtaacagtcctggctgtcctggactcattttgtagaccaagctggcctcgaactcagagatctgcctatctctgcctcctctgccagtGTTTCTAATCCTACATTATCCTATGCTATCTACAATGTACACATTACTGACAGTAACCATTTGTGCTAATTTACTGCTGTGCCTGTAGTATGCTGAAGCATGCTAGTCAACTGCTAGTCTCAGCTCTCTGGTGAGAGCTTCAAAATAAGCCACATCAGACCAAGtgggcagtgcacacctgtagtctcagctacTCAAGAGTCTGCAGAGACGTTCAAGATGAGCACCACAGTGAGACTGCCATCTTAAATAACTGGCCCTAAGACAGAATGCCACGACGTTGGGCACAGTCTGGCTGGGTAGAGGGCAAGCAGGGCTCTACCCCTGGAGGCTCTCACTGAGAGGTGACTACTGGGAgcctcacctgctgcagctccAGTTGGCCCTTTCCCTGCCGCATGATGTTGCCCTTTTCCAGCAGTTCCTTCTGGGTCTTCTCAAATTCCTCCTTCCCCTAGAGGAAAGAGACAAGGCCTGGACTGACAAGTCTCTTCTGGGACAGAAGCACCAACAGGTCCCATGGGTGCAAGGGCCAGGGAGCCACCAGGTGGCAGTGTAGGCACACCAGGCTTAGGAAGGTACCCATGCACAGGATGCACTCAGGCCACATGGCCATGGCCCTCCTGGGATGGCTCCCAGACCAGGCATCAAATCcagattctggggctggagagatggctcagatgttaagagcactgactgctgttccagaggtcctgagttcaattcccagcaaccacatggtggcccaggaccatctgtaatgtgatctgatgccctcttctggcctgcaggggtacaagcagactgtatacataatagtaaataaatcttccccccaaaaaaaaaaaaaaaaaaagttctgcttattaaaaaaaaaaaaaaaaaaaaaaaaaaaaaaaaaaaatccagattgtGCCCATGGCTCACAAATGAAAGGGCATGCAGGGTCTTCTCAGGGATCCACTCTCAGCCGCCTCCCCATTCCCCTTGTCTAGGCTCCCTAGACCCCAGTGTGTCTCTTTGGAATGCCTTACAGAATGGGCCCCAGAGAAGCCCATTCCCAGGGGAGCCATCCTGGTTGGCAATTCAAGCCCCAAGGACATAGCCTTATTGATATCTACAAAAATAGGGAAAGACACAGGGAGGGCACTAGGTTCACCAGTGACCAATCCTGGAGCCCAAATCTCCCTCTGACCACGAGAGCTCTCTGTGTGGGGTAAGAGGGGAAGCAGGTGGCAGTCAGAGCTCCTGGGCCTGGGCAGGTGGGCACTCACCTGCAGGTGGACGTAGTCGTAGTCCTCCATCCAGCCCCCTTCACTGTTCTCATACTGGCCATCTGGAGAGTCCTGGGAGGTGAACTTTGGAGGCGAGGGTAGAGGCCGTGACTGGATGCTGCTGGCTTTATCAGTAGGGTTGGGGTGTAGGGAGCTGCTGCCCTCAGGCCCTGGGCCAGGGGCTTTAGTCCGTCTGAAAAGCAGTGAGGCATTGCCATGCAAAAAGGAGGCCAGCTGCTTGGCATCCTCGGGCACAGCCCTTGAGCAGGCCACCAGGCGGTCCAGGTCTTCAAGGGTGAATCCTGGGCTTCCCCGGCCACTGTCCAGGACCTGACCATGGACCACCAGTGTCTGATACACATCCTCCATCTTCTGTAGCTGCCGGCTAAGCTTGGCGTGCAAGGTGCGGTCAGAAGTATGGGTGGCATTGCTCACAGCACTGCGGGCAAACTCCAGGAGCTCATGGACTGCCCCATGAACTGCAGCCACTGCAGCTTTCAGGTCCTGCACAGGAGGCTCCTGAGGCTCAGAGGTACTCCGCCAGCCCCCAGGGCCACTGGCACTACCCACCAGGTCCAGAAGGTGGGCTACGGTAGCACTCACACCCTGCTGCAGCCGAGCCAGGGACTCCACAGcaacctccagctccaggggctcccgGCCTGGCACCACTACTTCCAAAGAAGATGCTGACTGGCTGCTGCGTGTGCTGCCTGTGCTAGAGGCCGACAGGCGCTTACCATCTGCCGGGGCCTCTCGTTCAGCTGGTGGCGGCACAGCATACACGCCATCATCCATTACACTCCCATCAGCCACCTCAGAAGGGAGCACCCGTTCACGAGGCACATCATACAATGTTCCAGGGCCAGGCCGTCGCAAACCAGGGGGCACATCATAGAGGTCAGGAGCAGGGGGCGGCACATCGTACACATCCTCAGCTGGTGGGGGGGAGTCAGGAGGAGGTGCAGCAAGGATCAATGGATGTCGGGTTGGGTCAAAGGGCTTGGGCTTGGCGAAGGCAGGGGG from Acomys russatus chromosome 26, mAcoRus1.1, whole genome shotgun sequence includes the following:
- the Bcar1 gene encoding breast cancer anti-estrogen resistance protein 1 isoform X2, with protein sequence MTVPNVLAKALYDNVAESPDELSFRKGDIMTVLERDTQGLDGWWLCSLHGRQGIVPGNRLKILVGMYDKKPAGPGPGPPATPPPPQPSLPQGIHTPVPPASQYSSMLPTAYQPQSDNVYLVPTPSKAQQSLYQAPGANPQFQSPPAKQTSTFSKQTPHHSFPSPAADLYQVPPGPGSPAQDIYQVPPSAGMGHDIYQVPPSLDTRTWEGTKPPAKVVVPTRVGQGYVYEASQTEQDEYDTPRHLLAPGPQDIYDVPPVRGLLPSQYGQEVYDTPPMAVKGPNGRDPLLDVYDVPPSVEKGLPPSNHHSVYDVPPSVSKDVPDGPLQREETYDVPPAFAKPKPFDPTRHPLILAAPPPDSPPPAEDVYDVPPPAPDLYDVPPGLRRPGPGTLYDVPRERVLPSEVADGSVMDDGVYAVPPPAEREAPADGKRLSASSTGSTRSSQSASSLEVVVPGREPLELEVAVESLARLQQGVSATVAHLLDLVGSASGPGGWRSTSEPQEPPVQDLKAAVAAVHGAVHELLEFARSAVSNATHTSDRTLHAKLSRQLQKMEDVYQTLVVHGQVLDSGRGSPGFTLEDLDRLVACSRAVPEDAKQLASFLHGNASLLFRRTKAPGPGPEGSSSLHPNPTDKASSIQSRPLPSPPKFTSQDSPDGQYENSEGGWMEDYDYVHLQGKEEFEKTQKELLEKGNIMRQGKGQLELQQLKQFERLEQEVSRPIDHDLANWTPAQPLVPGRTGALGPSDRQLLLFYLEQCEANLTTLTDAVDAFFTAVATNQPPKIFVAHSKFVILSAHKLVFIGDTLSRQAKAADVRSQVTHYSNLLCDLLRGIVATTKAAALQYPSPSAAQDMVDRVKELGHSTQQFRRVLGQLAAA
- the Bcar1 gene encoding breast cancer anti-estrogen resistance protein 1 isoform X1 encodes the protein MAPQSSSPAASGLDIPTGYSLKSLNVLAKALYDNVAESPDELSFRKGDIMTVLERDTQGLDGWWLCSLHGRQGIVPGNRLKILVGMYDKKPAGPGPGPPATPPPPQPSLPQGIHTPVPPASQYSSMLPTAYQPQSDNVYLVPTPSKAQQSLYQAPGANPQFQSPPAKQTSTFSKQTPHHSFPSPAADLYQVPPGPGSPAQDIYQVPPSAGMGHDIYQVPPSLDTRTWEGTKPPAKVVVPTRVGQGYVYEASQTEQDEYDTPRHLLAPGPQDIYDVPPVRGLLPSQYGQEVYDTPPMAVKGPNGRDPLLDVYDVPPSVEKGLPPSNHHSVYDVPPSVSKDVPDGPLQREETYDVPPAFAKPKPFDPTRHPLILAAPPPDSPPPAEDVYDVPPPAPDLYDVPPGLRRPGPGTLYDVPRERVLPSEVADGSVMDDGVYAVPPPAEREAPADGKRLSASSTGSTRSSQSASSLEVVVPGREPLELEVAVESLARLQQGVSATVAHLLDLVGSASGPGGWRSTSEPQEPPVQDLKAAVAAVHGAVHELLEFARSAVSNATHTSDRTLHAKLSRQLQKMEDVYQTLVVHGQVLDSGRGSPGFTLEDLDRLVACSRAVPEDAKQLASFLHGNASLLFRRTKAPGPGPEGSSSLHPNPTDKASSIQSRPLPSPPKFTSQDSPDGQYENSEGGWMEDYDYVHLQGKEEFEKTQKELLEKGNIMRQGKGQLELQQLKQFERLEQEVSRPIDHDLANWTPAQPLVPGRTGALGPSDRQLLLFYLEQCEANLTTLTDAVDAFFTAVATNQPPKIFVAHSKFVILSAHKLVFIGDTLSRQAKAADVRSQVTHYSNLLCDLLRGIVATTKAAALQYPSPSAAQDMVDRVKELGHSTQQFRRVLGQLAAA
- the Bcar1 gene encoding breast cancer anti-estrogen resistance protein 1 isoform X3 → MKYLNVLAKALYDNVAESPDELSFRKGDIMTVLERDTQGLDGWWLCSLHGRQGIVPGNRLKILVGMYDKKPAGPGPGPPATPPPPQPSLPQGIHTPVPPASQYSSMLPTAYQPQSDNVYLVPTPSKAQQSLYQAPGANPQFQSPPAKQTSTFSKQTPHHSFPSPAADLYQVPPGPGSPAQDIYQVPPSAGMGHDIYQVPPSLDTRTWEGTKPPAKVVVPTRVGQGYVYEASQTEQDEYDTPRHLLAPGPQDIYDVPPVRGLLPSQYGQEVYDTPPMAVKGPNGRDPLLDVYDVPPSVEKGLPPSNHHSVYDVPPSVSKDVPDGPLQREETYDVPPAFAKPKPFDPTRHPLILAAPPPDSPPPAEDVYDVPPPAPDLYDVPPGLRRPGPGTLYDVPRERVLPSEVADGSVMDDGVYAVPPPAEREAPADGKRLSASSTGSTRSSQSASSLEVVVPGREPLELEVAVESLARLQQGVSATVAHLLDLVGSASGPGGWRSTSEPQEPPVQDLKAAVAAVHGAVHELLEFARSAVSNATHTSDRTLHAKLSRQLQKMEDVYQTLVVHGQVLDSGRGSPGFTLEDLDRLVACSRAVPEDAKQLASFLHGNASLLFRRTKAPGPGPEGSSSLHPNPTDKASSIQSRPLPSPPKFTSQDSPDGQYENSEGGWMEDYDYVHLQGKEEFEKTQKELLEKGNIMRQGKGQLELQQLKQFERLEQEVSRPIDHDLANWTPAQPLVPGRTGALGPSDRQLLLFYLEQCEANLTTLTDAVDAFFTAVATNQPPKIFVAHSKFVILSAHKLVFIGDTLSRQAKAADVRSQVTHYSNLLCDLLRGIVATTKAAALQYPSPSAAQDMVDRVKELGHSTQQFRRVLGQLAAA
- the Bcar1 gene encoding breast cancer anti-estrogen resistance protein 1 isoform X4, which produces MTVLERDTQGLDGWWLCSLHGRQGIVPGNRLKILVGMYDKKPAGPGPGPPATPPPPQPSLPQGIHTPVPPASQYSSMLPTAYQPQSDNVYLVPTPSKAQQSLYQAPGANPQFQSPPAKQTSTFSKQTPHHSFPSPAADLYQVPPGPGSPAQDIYQVPPSAGMGHDIYQVPPSLDTRTWEGTKPPAKVVVPTRVGQGYVYEASQTEQDEYDTPRHLLAPGPQDIYDVPPVRGLLPSQYGQEVYDTPPMAVKGPNGRDPLLDVYDVPPSVEKGLPPSNHHSVYDVPPSVSKDVPDGPLQREETYDVPPAFAKPKPFDPTRHPLILAAPPPDSPPPAEDVYDVPPPAPDLYDVPPGLRRPGPGTLYDVPRERVLPSEVADGSVMDDGVYAVPPPAEREAPADGKRLSASSTGSTRSSQSASSLEVVVPGREPLELEVAVESLARLQQGVSATVAHLLDLVGSASGPGGWRSTSEPQEPPVQDLKAAVAAVHGAVHELLEFARSAVSNATHTSDRTLHAKLSRQLQKMEDVYQTLVVHGQVLDSGRGSPGFTLEDLDRLVACSRAVPEDAKQLASFLHGNASLLFRRTKAPGPGPEGSSSLHPNPTDKASSIQSRPLPSPPKFTSQDSPDGQYENSEGGWMEDYDYVHLQGKEEFEKTQKELLEKGNIMRQGKGQLELQQLKQFERLEQEVSRPIDHDLANWTPAQPLVPGRTGALGPSDRQLLLFYLEQCEANLTTLTDAVDAFFTAVATNQPPKIFVAHSKFVILSAHKLVFIGDTLSRQAKAADVRSQVTHYSNLLCDLLRGIVATTKAAALQYPSPSAAQDMVDRVKELGHSTQQFRRVLGQLAAA